The genomic region ctctgtacgcctattaagatattccattaaatatgccgtttccagctacaatagtcaattacaacattaactatgtctacactgtctttctgatcaattttatgttattttaatggatccaaaaaattgcttttctttcaagaacaatgacatttctgagtgaccccaaactgttgaactgtagtgtataaaTAAAAACAAGTACATAAATCAATCATTCAAATTTATtttcagtggggcaaaaagtatttagtcagccaccaattgtgcaagttctcccacttaaaaagatgagagaggcctgtaattttcatcataggtacacttcaactacgacagacaaaatgaggggaaaaaatctagaaaatcacattgtcggattttttatgaatttatttgcaaattatggtggaaaataaatatttggtcaataacaaaagtttttctcaatactttgttatataccctttgttggcaatgacagaggtcaaacgttttctgtaagtcttcacaaggttttcacacactgttgctagtATTTTGGGCCATTCCgtgtggttgtagagggtgcaacaggtcaacacctcaggagtaaatatcagttggcttttcatagctgatcattcagagttaaagacagcaggtgcagtagagattacttaaaaatcatacaatgtgattttctggatttttgttttagattccgtctcacacagttgaagtgtacctatgataaaaattacagacctctacatgttttgtaagtaggaaaacctgcaaaatcggcagtgtatcaaatactttttctccccactgtatttggTTGTATTTTTTTGTTACCTTCACATAGTTAGCCTACTCAaccacccggctcaaacagagagggatgctatgttagcgaGCTGGCTATAGCTATCGAaaactggaactcttccaagttaaGGTAAGCTTTTAGtttgattaatttattgccaccatggcccgccggtgtaactgctaaactgtcatgttaattgaaatgcattccaggtgactaactcatgaagctggttgaaagaatgccaagagtgtgcaaagctgtcatcaaggcaaagggtggctactttgaagaatctctaatataaaatatatatattgatttatttaacacttatttggttatttcatgatcccatatgtgttatttcatagttttgatgtcttcactactattctacaatgtagaaaatagtaaaaataaagaaaaacccttgaatgagtaggtgtgtccaaactttgactggtactgtatatacaacgagcaaagtgatcatgctgttttcctgtggctgctatgaaagtgaactgtgtttgcgtgtgatccggggtgtattcattccgctgattctgttgaaaaacatttcttaaacagaAACAAATGAAACGAAGATAAACATACCTGAGTTTGttcaatagaaactctcatttgcaactgttggactaatgattacgcCCTAGATCAGTTAAATGCAGGCAAGGGTGTGGAAGGCAgttttgaatgtgtcactgtctgtcaccttgattactcaacaTTATCTTGACGTGTGCACCGACATTGTAAACTtgaattcataggctaggttgtagtaacctcatgatgggtaaagGAAAAATGTGAgtgtcatgtagtagcctaaacctattgatgttacattgagctcgGTGAATGGATATGAAGACACTCATCCAATATTCTGTAATCGAAATTAGGCCAATGCTTATTAAACAAATGTATAATTCCCCATCTTAATCGGCACCGACTGCCACTGgtgtgcaataagtgtttaacatgatttctgaatgactaccttatctctgtaccccacacatacaattatctgtcccCCCTATAGCTTGTCACCATGtttaggaccctgggactgaaaacctccctctacaactggatcctggacttcctgatccTACGCAAGGATTACACATGGTTGATAAATGAGGCACCAGGTATTTTGGTGCTGTAGGTGACAACATGGCGAACCAGGTGTTTGGTGCTGTAGGTGACAACATGGCTAACCAGGTGTTTGGTTGCTCTAGGTTACAACATGGCTAACCAGGTGTTTGGTGCTGTAGCTTACAACATGGCTAACCAGGTGGTTGGTTGCTCTAGGTTACAACATGGCTAACCAGGTGTTTGGTGCTGTAGCTTACAACATGGCTAACCAGGTGTTTGGTTGTTCTAGGTTACAACATGGCTGACCAGAAGTTTGGGTGTTGTAGGTTACAACATGGCTAACCAGGTGTTTGGTGCTGTAGCTTACAACATGGCTAACCAGGTGTTTGGTTGCTCTAGGTTACAACATGGCTAACCAGAAGTTTGGGTGTTGTAGGTTACAACATGGCTAGCCAGGTGTTTGGGTGCTGTAGGTGACAACATGGCTAACCAGGTGTTTTGGTATAGTAGGTGACAACATGGCTAACCAGGTGTTTTGGTGCTGTAGGTGACATGACCAACCAGGTGTCAGACGTTCCCACTGAGCGGACGTTCCAGTACCAGCatagcctgcctcctctccctgtaCCGTCTCTAGAGGGGAGCCTCGCCAAGTACCTGGATGCAGGTGAGATGCCAGCTGCATGTGAGACAGAGAAACGCCATTAGCATGGACCCTGGATGAAAATGTGTCTAGTTACTGAAATGTCTGTGTGTATTTTCCAGTGCGGCCGTTTGCTACAGAGGAGGAGTACCAGGTGACTGCAGCCGTAGTGAAGAGGTTTGGAGAGGGCATCGGCAAAGACCTGCACCAAAAACTACTGCAGAGAGCCAGGACACGCAGGAACTGGGTACACACAGTTAACACACTGCACAGCTAGAACCTGTGGGAACTGATCACACACCATGCTCGACCCTGAGCAGTTGCAAAAGGGAATCTTTGAGTGTTTTAAACACTGCAGTCATTACGGTGTCTCCCTGCAGTGTTTCAtgttctattgtgtgtgtgtgttttccaccTAGTTGGAGGAGTGGTGGTTGAATTCATCTGGAAATGCATTACCCCTCCCAGTTGAATGTGAACTTCTGAGGTCCTGCACCCTACCTAGAGCACTGCTGGCCCCCTACAGAGGGAgtagagctacagaggaccagcaTAAGCATGTGGCACACTACAGTACTGGGACCTGCTACGCACGTAAGACACACACACGTTCTGTACACACACTCTCTGACTGTTgtcgtgactttactttcattaatctgatgaaGGTTCATTTATTTAATCAACCAACTATGTTCAATTGTTACCAGATGTTAAATTGATCATGTAATacttaactcattaggaatttagGGCACCATGGAAGAAGTTGTTTAATGTGTTGCCATCTCCCAGATTAAACTCTAGAAGACATAACACATCAATAAGTAATTTATTAATCATTTCCTCATATCAGTGTCATTATCTGAACGGTCGCAACCTTCTTGAATCTGAAAAAAACTCCAGCTTTACTGATCATTCCGTAccacacaaattggtttaattatttatttactagctaactaaataataacacagaatgCACATACATGAAACAaaggtccctagtggactgacaaGATATAATGGCTTGTTACACATAGATGGAGAAGGGGTggggaaaaaagagagaaaagggacATTTATCATGGGTAAATTCTAGGAATGTCCTCACATTAATCATATACCTTGCGCACGAACCGCCGCCCGTTTGGAATAAGAAATAATGAATGTATTTACcctatctggagcatcagcatttgtgggttcgattacaagctcaaaatggccagaaacaaataactttctgaaactcgtcagtctatttttgttctgagaaattaaggctattccatacaagaaattgccaagaaactgaagatctcgtacaatgctgtgtactactcccttcaccaGAATAGAAAggaatgggaggccccggtgcacaactgagcaagagcacatctacattagagtatctagtttgagaaacagatgcctcacaggtcctcaactggcagcttcattaaatagtacccgcaaaacaccagtctcaacatcaacagtgaagaggtgactccgggatgctggccttctaggcagagttgcaaagacaaACCATATCTCCGACTagtcaataaaaagaaaagattaagatggaaaaaagaacacagacactggacaaaggaactctgcttagaaggccagcatcccggagttgcctcttcactgttgacattgagactggtgttttgcgaagatgtacattccaacaggacaatgaacaaGTATACAGCCAAAGCAAAGCTGGAAAGGCTTCAGAACAATAATGTGAaattccttgagtggcccagccaaatcCCAGACtttaatcccattgaaaatctgtggaaaaaGACACAGCCTCTCCCCATCTAATTAAACAGTTTGAGataatccccaaatccagatgtgcaaaactCATGTCATATCAAAGACggaaaaaaatgtaattgccACCAAagttgcttctacaaagtattgactcgggtggtgtgaatacttatgtcaatggtTTATTaaacattttcactttgtcattatggggtagtgtgtagatgggtgaattCAGTctgcaacaacaaaatgtggaataaatcaaggggtacaAATATTGTTTTAAGGCACTATAAATTAGATTCAGTTTGCAGTCCAATCGAAGCGCGGCTCAATCCCGCAAACTCACCTTAGTATTTcacgtgcgccatcgtgcataaatgtattttgtccccctacaacAAAAGCGATCATGACATGCagtttaaaatatcaaaacaaactctgaatttatgacattaatttggggacaggttgattTATGGAAATTTAGCTTGCACTTattagctaatttgtcctatttagctagcttgctgttgctagcaaATTTGTCCTGGGAAATAAATAttaggttgttattttacctgaaaggcacaaggtcctctactccgacaattaatctaCACATAAAAttggtcaaccgaatcgtttctagtcatctctcctccttccaggctttttcattgTTTAACTTacatggtgattggcatctaaactttcatagtattaacacgacaaccggcaacagttcgtctttcaatcacctacgtgggtataaccaatgaggagatggcacgtgcgtacctgcttctataaaccaatgaggagatgagagaggcaggacttgcagcgtgatCTGCGTCAAAAATAgaaatgacttctattttagcccttggcaacgcagatgctcgttgacgactgcgagcagtgtgggtgcaataattgcaTAACAGAGATTTCTAAATGGGTTTTGCAACGCTCGCACACGCAacgcgagcggtgtggtcagcctaTCATGGTGTATGTAGCACTGCTCATAACATTTCCCCAGTAATCTGACTGCCAAGGCCCAGAAAAGACACTGTAAATGCGTTAAATGATGATCTTCTTACACTTCACACGACTTGCTTATTCATTCTTCCATGGATATCTAACTCCAACTGAGGCTTctcttatatatatttttatctttACATTAATGGAATATGatatttaatcaaatcaaaatcaaattttatttgtcacatacacatggttagcagatgttaatgcgagtgtagcgaaatgcttgtgcttctagttccgacaatgcagtaataaccaacaagtaatctaactaacaattcctaaactactgtcttatacaaagtgtaaggggataaagaatatgtacataaggatatatgaatgagtgatggtacagagcagcataggcaagatacagtagatggtatcgagtacagtatatacatatgagatgagtatgtaaacaaagtggcatagttaaagtggctagtgatacatgtattacataaggatgcagtcgatgatatagagtacagtatatacgtatgcatatgagattaataatgtagggtaagtaacattatataaggtagcattgtttaaagtggctagtgatatatttacatcatttcccatcaattcccattattaaagtggctggagttgagtcagtgtcagtgtgttggcagcagccactcaatgttagtgatggctgtttaacagtctgatggccttgagatagaagctgtttttcagtctctcggtcccagctttgatgcacctgtactgacctcgccttctggatgatagcggggtgaacaggcagtggctcgggtggttgatgtccttgatgatctttatggccttcctgtaacatcgggtggtgttggtgtcctggagggcaggtagttttcacccggtgatgcgttgtgcagacctcactaccctctgtagagccttgcggttgagggcggagcagttgccgtaccaggcggtgatacagcccgccaggatgctctcgattgtgcatctgtagaagtttgtgagtgcttttggtgacaagccaaatatcttcagcctcctgaggttgaagaggcgctgctgcgccttcttcacgatgctgtctgtgtgagtggaccaattcagtttgtctgtgatgtgtatgccgaggaacttaaaacttgctactctctccactactgttccatcgatgtggataggggggtgttccctctgctgtttcctgaagtccacaatcatctccttagttttgttgacgttgagtgtgaggttattttcctggcaccacactccgagggccctcacctcctccctgtaggccgtctcgtcgttgttggtaatcaagcctaccactgttgtgtcgtccgcaaacttgatgattgagttggaggcgtgcgtggccacgcagtcgtgggtgaacagggagtacaggagagggctcagaacacacccttgtggggccccaatgttgaggatcagcggggaggagatgttgttacctaccctcaccacctgggggcggcccgtcaggaagtccagtacccagttgcacagggcggggtcgagacccagggtctcgagcttgatgacgagcttggagggtactatggtgttgaatgccgagctgtagtcgatgaacagcattctcacataggtattcctcttgtccagatgggttagggcagtgtgcagtgtggttgagattgcatcgtctgtggacctatttgggcggtaagcaaattggagtgggtctagggtgtcaggtagggtggaggtgatatggtctttgactagtctctcaaagcacttcatgatgacggaagtgagtgctacggggcggtagtcatttagctcagttaccttagctttcttgggaacaggaacaatggtggccctcttgaagcatgtgggaacagcagactggtataaggattgattgaatatgtccgtaaacacaccagccagctggtctgcgcatgctctgagggcgcggctggggatgccgtctgggcctgcagccttgcgagggttaacacgtttaaatgttttactcacctcggctgcagtgaaggagagaccgcatgtttccattgcaggccgtgtcagtggcactgtattgtcctcaaagcgggcaaaaaagttagtctgcctgggagcaagacatcctggtccgtgactgggctggatttcttcctgtagtccgtgattgactgtagaccctgccacatgcctcttgtgtctgagccgttgaattgagattctactttgtctctgtactgacgcttagcttgtttgatagccttgtggagggaatagctgcactgtttgtactcggtcatgttaccagacaccttgccctgattaaaagcagtggttcgtgctttcagtttcacgcgaatgctgccatcaatccacggtttctggttagggaatgttttaatctttgctatgggaacgacatcttcaacgcacgttctaatgaacacgcacaccgaatcagcgtattcgtcaatgttgttatctgacgcaatacgaaacatgtcccagtccacgtgatggaagcagtcttggagtgtggagtcagtttggtcggaccagcgttggacagacctcagcgtgggagcttcttgttttagtctttgtctgtaggcaggtatcagcaaaatggagtcgtggtcagcttttccaaaaggggggcggggcagggccttaaaAGCGTAGCGGAaattagagtaacagtgatccaaggttattccacccctggttgcgcaatcgatatgctgataaaatttagggagtcttgttttcagattagccttgttaaaatccccagcaacaatgaatgcagcctccggataaatggtttccactttgcaaagagttaaataaagttcgttcagagccatcgatgtgtctgcttgggggggatatatacggctgtgattataatcgaagagaattctcctggtagataatgcggtctacatttgattgtgaggaattctaaatcagctgaacagaaggatttgagttcctgtatgtttctttcatcgcaccatgtctcgttagccataaggcatacgcccccacccctcttcttaccagaaaggtgtttgtttctgtcggtgcgatgcgtggagaaacccgttggctgcaccgcttcggatagcgtctctccagtgagccatgtttccgtgaagcacagaaagttacagtctctgatgtccctctg from Oncorhynchus masou masou isolate Uvic2021 chromosome 29, UVic_Omas_1.1, whole genome shotgun sequence harbors:
- the LOC135521286 gene encoding peroxisomal carnitine O-octanoyltransferase-like, which produces MTNQVSDVPTERTFQYQHSLPPLPVPSLEGSLAKYLDAVRPFATEEEYQVTAAVVKRFGEGIGKDLHQKLLQRARTRRNWLEEWWLNSSGNALPLPVECELLRSCTLPRALLAPYRGSRATEDQHKHVAHYSTGTCYAQIAKKLKISYNAVYYSLHQNRKEWEAPVHN